A single genomic interval of Streptomyces sp. BA2 harbors:
- a CDS encoding serine/threonine-protein kinase, producing MSGQGDVVDGRFELLERLGSGGMGTVWRARDTVLHREVAVKEVRPAGRELTDEESRVLRERVLREARALARLNHPHVVTIHHIVDTDPHPWLVMELLPGRTLQDLLEQGTLPPHEAARIGRELLSALRVAHAAGILHRDVKPANVLLRDEAPGTGVSVVLTDFGIASLRGSTQLTATGDLIGSPEFIAPERIRGTDEGPAADLWSLGLVLYVAVEGVSPLRRSSTLATLAAVLDDPVPPPVRSGPLAPVLSALLVRDPALRPDAERLDAMLAAVANGIAWQPTETSERPAVTVGPPVTVGSPSAEPRRRTPVMVAVIAVALAMVAGAALVLALRGGGGTDGEESKNPTQSESPTRSKSPTQRKSPTQSKSPTRSESPDPTTPSASPSASTSASASASATPPASGSWIAQLFSEPVGTGAGARDRRLAAVRKDVPEAQYLRSDDYASLRPGFWVIYAPGPFADGRAALRFCEERGRTTGNECVGRYLSSSGGDYGLQCKPPASAPVGRCTRA from the coding sequence ATGAGCGGCCAGGGGGACGTGGTGGACGGACGCTTCGAGCTCTTGGAGCGGCTCGGCAGCGGCGGCATGGGCACGGTGTGGCGGGCACGCGACACCGTGCTGCACCGCGAGGTGGCCGTCAAGGAAGTGCGGCCCGCGGGGCGGGAGCTGACGGACGAGGAGTCGCGCGTCCTGCGGGAGCGGGTGCTGCGCGAGGCCAGGGCGCTCGCCCGGCTCAACCACCCGCATGTGGTGACGATCCATCACATCGTGGACACGGACCCGCACCCCTGGCTGGTGATGGAGCTGCTGCCGGGGCGCACGCTCCAGGATCTCCTGGAGCAGGGCACGTTGCCGCCGCACGAGGCCGCGCGCATCGGCCGTGAGCTGCTCTCGGCGCTGCGCGTCGCCCACGCGGCGGGCATCCTGCACCGGGATGTGAAGCCCGCGAACGTACTGCTGCGGGACGAGGCCCCCGGCACAGGCGTCTCCGTGGTCCTCACCGACTTCGGCATCGCCTCGCTGCGGGGCTCCACGCAGCTCACCGCGACCGGCGACCTGATCGGCTCGCCGGAGTTCATCGCGCCCGAGCGCATCCGCGGCACGGATGAGGGCCCGGCGGCCGACCTCTGGTCGCTCGGCCTCGTCCTCTACGTCGCCGTGGAGGGCGTGAGCCCGCTGCGCCGCTCCTCGACGCTGGCCACGCTCGCCGCCGTGCTCGACGACCCTGTGCCGCCGCCTGTGCGCTCCGGGCCGCTCGCCCCGGTCCTGAGCGCCCTCCTGGTGCGGGACCCGGCACTGCGCCCGGACGCGGAGCGCCTGGACGCGATGCTCGCCGCGGTGGCGAACGGCATCGCGTGGCAGCCGACGGAGACGTCGGAGCGCCCGGCGGTCACGGTGGGCCCGCCCGTCACGGTGGGATCGCCCTCCGCCGAGCCCCGAAGACGTACGCCGGTGATGGTCGCGGTGATTGCCGTGGCGCTCGCCATGGTGGCCGGTGCCGCGCTGGTGCTCGCGCTGCGGGGCGGGGGCGGTACGGACGGGGAGGAGTCCAAAAACCCCACCCAGTCCGAAAGCCCCACCCGGAGCAAGAGCCCCACTCAGCGCAAGAGCCCCACCCAGAGCAAGAGCCCCACCCGGAGCGAAAGCCCCGATCCGACCACGCCGTCGGCATCGCCGTCGGCGTCAACGTCGGCATCGGCATCGGCATCGGCGACGCCACCCGCGTCGGGCAGCTGGATCGCCCAGCTGTTCTCCGAGCCCGTCGGCACAGGAGCCGGTGCCCGCGACCGCCGGCTCGCGGCCGTGCGCAAGGACGTGCCGGAGGCGCAGTACCTGCGCAGCGACGACTACGCCTCGCTGCGGCCGGGCTTCTGGGTGATCTACGCTCCCGGACCCTTCGCGGACGGCCGGGCCGCCCTGCGGTTCTGCGAGGAGCGCGGCAGGACCACCGGCAACGAATGCGTCGGGCGGTATCTCAGCTCCAGCGGCGGCGACTACGGCCTGCAGTGCAAGCCGCCCGCGAGCGCCCCGGTGGGCCGCTGCACGCGCGCGTGA
- a CDS encoding dienelactone hydrolase family protein, whose translation MNIMLFHSTYGLRPAVHAAADRLRAEGHEVWTPDLFDGRTFDTVEEGMAFKDELGKDELLKRAILASAPYSERGLVYAGFSLGAATAQTLALGDDKARGLLLLHGTSDIAENTTVDELPVQLHVAEPDPFETDDWLSAWYLQMGRAGADVEVYRYAGAGHLYTDPDLDDYDAEAAEATWRTAIGFLETLGE comes from the coding sequence ATGAACATCATGCTTTTCCACTCGACGTACGGGCTGCGGCCCGCGGTGCACGCGGCGGCCGACCGGCTGCGCGCGGAGGGACACGAGGTGTGGACGCCCGACCTCTTCGACGGGCGCACCTTCGACACCGTCGAGGAAGGCATGGCCTTCAAGGACGAGCTCGGCAAGGACGAGCTCCTGAAGCGGGCGATTCTGGCCTCCGCGCCCTACTCCGAGCGGGGTCTTGTCTACGCCGGCTTCTCGCTCGGCGCCGCCACCGCGCAGACCCTCGCCCTCGGCGACGACAAGGCGCGCGGGCTGCTGCTCCTGCACGGCACGTCCGACATCGCGGAGAACACGACGGTGGACGAGCTGCCGGTGCAGCTGCACGTCGCCGAGCCCGACCCGTTCGAGACGGACGACTGGCTGAGCGCGTGGTACCTGCAGATGGGGCGCGCGGGCGCCGACGTCGAGGTCTACCGCTACGCCGGAGCCGGCCACCTCTACACCGACCCCGACCTGGACGACTACGACGCCGAGGCGGCGGAGGCGACGTGGCGGACGGCGATCGGCTTCCTGGAGACGCTCGGCGAGTAG
- a CDS encoding mechanosensitive ion channel family protein: MENVLRPLIVVGGSVVLTLAVVWLADVLLRRADDRHPDTPLWGLLRRCRLPLQLSLCAALLRGSFEQAEIGKDHAAGIAQTLTLVLIGSVAWLLVRIATAVVEATYAQYANAHRDPARVRRVRTQVTLIQRVVTAIVGVVAVGAMLLTFPAMQAAGTSLLASAGVLGIVAGVAAQSTLANLFAGLQIAFGDMVRIGDTVVVDGEWGTIDEITLTFLAVRTWDERRITMPVSYFVSKPFENWSRGGAQMTGTVFFQLDHSAPITEMREKLQDILRECAAWDGRDWGLAVTDTTPNTIQVRALVTAKDADDIWTVRVTVREHLVRWLTEHHAYALPKVSTAWAELPPDDDGPHPPPPIVPRTGRG; the protein is encoded by the coding sequence ATGGAGAACGTACTGCGTCCGTTGATCGTGGTCGGCGGCTCGGTCGTGCTCACGCTGGCCGTGGTTTGGCTGGCCGATGTGCTGCTGCGCCGGGCCGATGACCGCCACCCCGACACCCCGCTGTGGGGTCTGCTGCGCCGCTGCCGACTGCCCCTGCAACTTTCCCTGTGCGCCGCCTTGTTGCGCGGCTCCTTCGAACAAGCGGAGATCGGCAAGGACCATGCGGCGGGAATCGCGCAGACCCTGACCCTGGTGCTCATCGGGTCGGTGGCCTGGCTCCTCGTCCGCATCGCGACCGCCGTCGTCGAGGCCACCTACGCCCAGTACGCAAACGCCCATCGCGATCCGGCACGCGTCCGAAGGGTGCGTACGCAGGTCACCCTCATCCAGCGGGTGGTCACCGCGATCGTCGGTGTCGTGGCCGTCGGAGCGATGCTGCTCACCTTCCCCGCCATGCAGGCGGCCGGGACGTCGCTGCTCGCGTCGGCCGGTGTACTCGGCATCGTCGCGGGCGTCGCCGCCCAGTCCACGCTGGCGAATCTCTTCGCCGGGCTGCAGATCGCCTTCGGTGACATGGTGCGGATCGGCGACACGGTCGTCGTGGACGGCGAGTGGGGCACGATCGACGAGATCACTCTGACCTTCCTGGCCGTACGGACCTGGGACGAGCGCCGGATCACGATGCCGGTGTCGTACTTCGTGTCGAAGCCCTTCGAGAACTGGTCGCGCGGCGGCGCCCAGATGACCGGCACGGTCTTCTTCCAGCTGGACCACTCGGCGCCCATCACCGAGATGCGCGAGAAGCTCCAGGACATCCTGCGCGAGTGCGCCGCCTGGGACGGCAGGGACTGGGGCCTCGCGGTCACGGACACGACACCGAACACGATCCAGGTCCGCGCCCTGGTCACCGCCAAGGACGCCGACGACATCTGGACGGTGCGGGTCACGGTGCGCGAGCACCTGGTCCGCTGGCTGACCGAGCACCACGCGTACGCGCTGCCGAAGGTCAGCACGGCCTGGGCCGAACTGCCGCCCGACGACGACGGCCCGCATCCGCCCCCGCCGATAGTGCCCCGCACGGGCCGGGGCTGA
- a CDS encoding Na+/H+ antiporter, producing MDQLALLLILLLGAVVTVPLGERLGLPAPVLMTLAGIVLAFVSWVPNVEIPPDYILPLVLPPLLYAAVQRTSWRQFTANRRPIFLLAVALVFVTTAAVAAIANSVVPGLPIAAAVALGALVAPPDPVAATAVAGSLGLPRRLVSILEGEGLFNDVTAIVLYHVAIAAAISGTFSWPSAVGQLVLSGVVAVAVGFALGWLTNKLMGVLGEATLQTGLTLLVPFVSYVLAEELLGSGVLAVLTTALYLAEHGADADDVLGRITGQTFWQIVDTLVTGVAFGLIGLELHNVFGTANGRELQMIGWGAAVVAVVVGVRLLWLLPATWLAKRLHKLRDYDEDIPTTWRETVVMWWSGMRGVASVALALAIPLKTENGDPFPARDEIIFIAFCVIMATLVVQGLTLPWLVKKLGVRADTDAERAVERDLAIRAAKAAKRRLKEIEEVEELPEDLSERLLRGAFDIGARISPDIVDDERRERYSKRADRLKAVQRIQRDMMSAARHEILAARSEPGADPEIVDRVLHQLDVRSLRS from the coding sequence GTGGACCAGCTGGCGCTGCTGCTCATTCTGTTGCTCGGTGCCGTGGTGACGGTGCCGCTGGGGGAGCGGCTCGGGCTGCCCGCGCCCGTGCTCATGACACTGGCCGGGATCGTGCTCGCCTTCGTCAGCTGGGTACCGAACGTCGAGATCCCGCCCGACTACATCCTTCCGCTGGTCCTTCCGCCCTTGCTGTACGCGGCCGTCCAGCGCACCTCCTGGCGGCAGTTCACGGCCAACAGACGCCCCATCTTCCTGCTCGCCGTGGCCCTCGTCTTCGTGACGACCGCCGCGGTCGCCGCCATCGCGAACTCGGTCGTTCCCGGCCTTCCGATCGCCGCGGCCGTGGCGCTCGGCGCCCTCGTGGCGCCGCCCGACCCGGTCGCGGCGACCGCCGTCGCCGGGTCGCTCGGGCTGCCGCGGCGGCTCGTGTCGATCCTGGAGGGGGAGGGGCTCTTCAACGACGTCACGGCGATCGTGCTCTACCACGTGGCGATCGCGGCGGCGATCAGCGGAACGTTCTCATGGCCGTCGGCGGTGGGGCAGCTGGTGCTCTCCGGGGTGGTCGCCGTCGCCGTGGGGTTCGCGCTCGGCTGGCTCACCAACAAGCTCATGGGGGTGCTCGGCGAGGCCACCCTGCAGACCGGCCTGACGCTGCTCGTGCCCTTCGTGAGCTACGTGCTCGCCGAGGAGCTGCTTGGCTCCGGCGTGCTCGCCGTACTGACCACCGCGCTCTATCTGGCGGAGCACGGCGCCGACGCCGACGACGTGCTCGGCCGGATCACCGGGCAGACGTTCTGGCAGATCGTCGACACCCTGGTCACCGGTGTCGCCTTCGGGCTCATCGGGCTCGAACTGCACAACGTCTTCGGCACGGCGAACGGCCGCGAGCTGCAGATGATCGGCTGGGGCGCGGCGGTCGTCGCGGTCGTCGTCGGCGTACGACTGCTGTGGCTGCTGCCCGCGACCTGGCTCGCCAAGCGGCTGCACAAGCTGCGGGACTACGACGAGGACATCCCGACGACCTGGCGCGAGACCGTCGTCATGTGGTGGTCCGGGATGCGCGGTGTGGCATCGGTCGCCCTCGCCCTCGCCATTCCGCTCAAGACGGAGAACGGCGATCCCTTCCCGGCCCGCGACGAGATCATCTTCATCGCCTTCTGCGTGATCATGGCCACCCTCGTCGTCCAGGGGCTCACCCTGCCCTGGCTGGTGAAGAAGCTCGGGGTGCGGGCGGACACCGACGCCGAGCGGGCCGTCGAGCGTGACCTCGCCATCCGGGCGGCCAAGGCGGCCAAGCGCCGCCTCAAGGAGATCGAAGAGGTCGAGGAGCTGCCGGAGGACCTCTCGGAGCGGCTGCTGCGCGGGGCCTTCGACATCGGGGCCAGGATCAGCCCCGACATCGTCGACGACGAACGGCGCGAGCGGTACTCCAAGCGCGCCGACCGTCTCAAGGCGGTCCAGCGCATCCAGCGCGACATGATGTCGGCCGCCCGCCACGAGATCCTCGCCGCGCGCAGCGAACCCGGCGCCGATCCGGAGATCGTCGACCGGGTCCTGCACCAACTCGACGTACGCAGCCTGCGGTCCTGA
- a CDS encoding GNAT family N-acetyltransferase produces the protein MSAGVICRVAVETDDLEACFAVRKEVFVVEQQVPEDLEYDAYDAEAVHVLAVREDGLPLGTGRLLTGAAAAAKNGGDAEVGALGRLAVTQAARGLGVGAALVRAIEDTARARGLTAVDLHAQTHALGFYERLGYEVYGPEFPDAGIPHRAMRKALD, from the coding sequence ATGAGCGCCGGGGTCATCTGCCGGGTCGCGGTCGAGACCGACGACCTGGAGGCCTGCTTCGCGGTCCGCAAGGAAGTCTTCGTCGTGGAGCAGCAGGTCCCCGAGGACCTTGAGTACGACGCGTACGACGCCGAAGCGGTGCATGTCCTCGCGGTCCGCGAGGACGGGCTTCCGCTGGGCACGGGCCGTCTGCTCACCGGCGCGGCGGCCGCGGCCAAGAACGGCGGCGACGCCGAGGTGGGCGCGCTCGGCCGCCTCGCGGTGACCCAGGCCGCGCGCGGACTCGGTGTGGGCGCGGCCCTGGTGCGGGCGATCGAGGACACGGCACGCGCGCGTGGCCTCACCGCGGTCGACCTGCACGCGCAGACGCATGCCCTGGGGTTCTACGAACGGCTGGGATACGAGGTCTACGGCCCCGAGTTCCCGGACGCGGGGATTCCGCACCGGGCGATGCGGAAGGCGCTGGACTAG
- a CDS encoding RluA family pseudouridine synthase, translated as MSTIPEIRTLPVPDGLEGERVDAAISRMFGFSRTKAAELAAAGKVMVDGSVVGKSERVHGGAWLEVEMPQAPAPVQIVAEPVEGMEIIHDDDDILVIVKPVGVAAHPSPGWSGTTVIGGLAAAGYRISTSGAAERQGIVHRLDVGTSGLMVVAKSERAYTSLKRQFKERTVDKRYNALVQGHPDPMSGTIDAPIGRHPNHDYKWAVTAEGKPSVTHYDLIEAFRAASLLDIKLETGRTHQIRVHMAAHRHPCVGDLTYGADPTFAKRLGLTRQWLHAVRLGFEHPGDGQWVEFESTYPDDLQQALDRVRAESE; from the coding sequence GTGAGCACGATTCCCGAGATCCGTACCCTGCCCGTGCCGGACGGCCTGGAGGGCGAGCGCGTCGACGCCGCCATCTCTCGCATGTTCGGTTTTTCCCGCACGAAGGCCGCCGAGCTGGCGGCGGCAGGCAAGGTGATGGTCGACGGCAGCGTGGTCGGCAAGTCCGAGCGTGTGCACGGCGGCGCCTGGCTGGAGGTGGAGATGCCGCAGGCGCCCGCTCCGGTGCAGATCGTCGCCGAGCCCGTCGAGGGCATGGAGATCATCCATGACGACGACGACATCCTCGTGATCGTCAAGCCGGTGGGCGTGGCCGCGCATCCGAGCCCCGGCTGGAGCGGCACCACGGTGATCGGCGGCCTCGCGGCGGCCGGGTATCGCATCTCGACCTCCGGCGCCGCCGAGCGTCAGGGCATCGTGCACCGCCTCGACGTGGGCACCTCCGGCCTGATGGTGGTCGCCAAGTCGGAGCGCGCGTACACCTCCCTGAAGCGGCAGTTCAAGGAGCGCACGGTCGACAAGCGCTACAACGCCCTTGTGCAGGGTCACCCCGACCCGATGAGCGGCACGATCGACGCCCCCATCGGCCGCCACCCGAATCACGACTACAAGTGGGCGGTCACGGCCGAGGGCAAGCCCTCCGTCACGCACTACGACCTCATCGAGGCGTTCCGGGCGGCCTCGCTGCTCGACATCAAGCTGGAGACGGGGCGCACGCACCAGATCCGCGTGCACATGGCGGCCCACCGCCACCCGTGCGTGGGCGACCTGACGTACGGCGCGGACCCGACGTTCGCCAAGCGGCTCGGCCTCACGCGCCAGTGGCTGCACGCGGTGCGGCTCGGCTTCGAGCACCCCGGTGACGGGCAGTGGGTGGAGTTCGAGAGCACCTATCCGGACGACCTCCAGCAGGCTCTCGACCGGGTGCGGGCAGAGAGCGAATGA
- the lspA gene encoding signal peptidase II: MAEAERIIGTPDIPEAAGQDEAGGETASPDEKPGKGKRKILVLFAVAVLAYALDLVSKMIVVAKLEHHEPIEIIGDWLQFNAIRNAGAAFGIGEAFTVIFTCIAAAVIVVIARLARKLYSMPWAIALGMLLGGALGNLTDRIFRAPGVFEGAVVDFIAPKGFAVFNLADSAIVCGGFLIVILSFRGLDPDGTVHKD, from the coding sequence GTGGCAGAGGCGGAGCGCATCATCGGTACGCCGGATATCCCTGAGGCTGCTGGGCAGGACGAGGCCGGGGGCGAGACGGCCTCGCCGGACGAGAAGCCGGGCAAGGGCAAGCGCAAGATCCTCGTCCTGTTCGCGGTGGCCGTGCTGGCGTATGCCCTGGACCTCGTCAGCAAGATGATCGTTGTCGCGAAGCTCGAGCACCACGAGCCGATCGAGATCATCGGGGACTGGCTCCAGTTCAACGCCATCCGGAACGCGGGCGCCGCCTTCGGGATCGGCGAGGCCTTCACCGTGATCTTCACCTGCATCGCGGCGGCCGTGATCGTGGTGATCGCCCGCCTCGCCCGCAAGCTCTACAGCATGCCGTGGGCCATCGCCCTCGGCATGCTGCTCGGCGGCGCCCTGGGGAACCTCACCGACCGGATCTTCCGCGCCCCCGGCGTGTTCGAGGGAGCGGTGGTCGACTTCATCGCACCGAAGGGCTTCGCGGTGTTCAACCTCGCGGACTCGGCCATCGTGTGCGGTGGCTTCCTGATCGTGATCCTGTCCTTCCGCGGCCTGGACCCGGACGGGACCGTCCACAAGGACTGA
- a CDS encoding TraR/DksA family transcriptional regulator, with amino-acid sequence MVAKKTAVQHSASGRSTGAATKKTAAKKAVVKKAAAKKAVAKKAVAKVADIGKKTAAGTGEGAAKEPSPAKKKAPAAKKAPAAKKAPAAKKTAAKKSTARKSTAKKTAATAAEGAAQAAETTGATTVVTKKTPGTATAAKKPTAVPKARIAAAEPGELAVRPGEDPWTPEEVEEARADLQSEALRLGSEITSSEDALAGLMRDSGDGAGDDDADTGTKNITREHEMSLAANAREMLIQTERALERLDAGTYGVCENCGNPIGKARMQAFPRATLCMDCKQKQERRY; translated from the coding sequence ATGGTGGCGAAGAAGACCGCCGTACAGCATTCGGCGTCGGGCAGATCCACGGGCGCGGCCACGAAGAAGACCGCCGCCAAGAAGGCCGTGGTGAAGAAGGCAGCCGCGAAGAAGGCCGTCGCCAAGAAGGCGGTCGCCAAGGTCGCCGACATCGGTAAGAAGACAGCGGCCGGGACCGGGGAGGGCGCGGCCAAGGAGCCCTCCCCGGCGAAGAAGAAGGCTCCCGCGGCGAAGAAAGCCCCCGCGGCGAAGAAGGCCCCCGCGGCCAAGAAGACAGCTGCCAAGAAGAGCACGGCCAGGAAGAGCACGGCCAAGAAGACGGCTGCGACAGCGGCCGAGGGTGCGGCTCAGGCCGCGGAGACGACGGGAGCCACGACAGTGGTCACGAAGAAGACTCCGGGCACGGCGACGGCAGCCAAGAAGCCGACGGCGGTGCCCAAGGCGCGTATCGCGGCGGCGGAACCCGGTGAGCTCGCGGTCCGCCCCGGTGAGGACCCCTGGACCCCGGAGGAGGTCGAGGAGGCCCGCGCGGACCTCCAGAGCGAGGCACTGCGGCTGGGCAGCGAGATCACCTCCTCCGAGGACGCCCTTGCGGGTCTGATGCGCGACTCCGGTGACGGTGCCGGCGACGACGACGCGGACACCGGCACGAAGAACATCACGCGGGAACATGAGATGTCGCTGGCCGCCAACGCGCGCGAAATGCTCATCCAGACCGAGCGCGCCCTGGAGCGGCTGGACGCCGGGACGTACGGCGTCTGCGAGAACTGCGGCAATCCCATCGGCAAGGCGCGGATGCAGGCCTTCCCCCGCGCGACCCTGTGCATGGACTGCAAGCAGAAGCAGGAACGGCGCTACTGA
- a CDS encoding DUF1059 domain-containing protein, with translation MRKTADCREFPSETNCTLAISGEEEEVVRAASEHAVSVHGHTDSPELRKMVRDSLRDEIPQHA, from the coding sequence ATGCGCAAGACAGCCGACTGCCGAGAATTCCCGAGCGAGACCAACTGCACCCTCGCCATCTCCGGCGAAGAGGAAGAAGTGGTCCGCGCCGCCAGCGAGCACGCCGTGTCCGTCCACGGGCACACCGACAGCCCGGAGCTGCGGAAGATGGTCCGCGACTCCCTCCGCGACGAGATCCCCCAGCACGCCTGA